The following proteins are encoded in a genomic region of Acidobacteriota bacterium:
- a CDS encoding ATP-binding protein: protein MGLIATCSKDVALVGKPSRAAFLHGLIDGMRCGVLAVGSDGRIALINEIGRHALDLADHVEVGDPMNDALRPHPQLVDLLKDSFILDQLPNRAEIPLHPGRADGKTLGFTLSHIRDDQGHVTGTAMFFKDLTPIEHREEQERLQERLAAVGQMAASLAHEIRNPLASIGVSCKLVGRRLNSEGMDTDLIDKINGELARLNHTVTSCLEFVRPVALQFTNDRIEPVLQDALTIARERSQPDRLEINTRFGEGLSPLRMDVTLLRQVFENLILNAIEAMDGRGTIEIEAERVPASSSPSVPYRPAVVGRGGLPEAKEFLVVTVSDSGPGIDEDLRESIFFPFFTTKPQGSGVGLSVVRKFVDSHSGAIAVDRSQLGGARFTLRLPLITMTEEESIR from the coding sequence ATGGGTTTGATCGCTACATGCAGTAAAGATGTTGCGCTTGTCGGGAAACCGTCTCGGGCGGCGTTCCTCCACGGACTCATCGACGGGATGCGCTGTGGGGTTCTGGCCGTCGGCTCCGACGGGCGGATCGCCCTGATCAACGAGATCGGGCGGCACGCGCTGGACCTCGCAGACCACGTCGAGGTCGGCGACCCGATGAACGACGCGTTGCGTCCCCACCCCCAACTGGTCGATCTACTCAAGGACTCTTTCATCCTGGACCAACTCCCCAATCGGGCGGAGATCCCTCTTCACCCGGGCCGGGCCGATGGCAAGACCCTGGGCTTCACGCTGTCCCACATCAGGGACGACCAGGGCCACGTGACCGGCACGGCGATGTTCTTCAAGGACCTCACCCCCATCGAACATCGGGAAGAGCAGGAGCGCCTCCAGGAGCGACTGGCGGCGGTTGGCCAGATGGCCGCAAGCCTGGCCCACGAGATTCGCAATCCGTTGGCGTCGATCGGTGTCAGCTGCAAGTTGGTCGGACGCCGCCTGAACTCGGAAGGCATGGATACCGATCTGATCGACAAGATCAACGGCGAACTCGCGCGACTGAATCACACCGTGACTTCGTGTCTCGAGTTTGTCCGACCGGTCGCCCTGCAGTTCACCAACGACCGAATCGAGCCGGTGTTGCAGGACGCCCTAACGATCGCCCGCGAACGATCCCAACCGGACCGGCTCGAGATCAACACCCGGTTTGGCGAGGGTCTTTCTCCGCTCCGGATGGATGTCACGCTGCTACGGCAGGTTTTCGAGAATCTCATCCTGAACGCCATCGAAGCGATGGACGGACGGGGCACCATCGAAATCGAGGCCGAGCGTGTACCCGCGTCGTCCTCGCCAAGTGTTCCCTATCGCCCGGCGGTCGTCGGACGGGGAGGCTTGCCGGAGGCGAAAGAGTTCCTCGTCGTCACCGTCTCCGATAGCGGGCCCGGTATTGACGAGGACCTGCGGGAATCGATCTTTTTCCCGTTCTTCACAACTAAACCTCAGGGATCGGGTGTCGGACTTTCGGTCGTCCGAAAGTTCGTCGACAGCCACAGCGGCGCCATCGCCGTCGATCGATCCCAACTCGGCGGTGCGCGCTTCACGCTGCGCTTGCCGTTGATCACCATGACAGAAGAGGAGTCGATTCGATGA
- a CDS encoding ABC transporter permease, with protein MTHSITRIERSDGWVGLRLRELFEFRGLLYFLTWRDIKVRYKQTVLGALWAILQPVLTMVVFTLFFGRLARMPSDGVPYHLFSLTALVPWTFFANGMTAASNSLVGSANIIKKIYFPRLALPMSAVLGGIVDFVLAFIVLIGMLLAGGVVPTINIIWLPLFVLLAFVTALGVSLWLSALNVQFRDVRYVVPFIIQLWMFSSPIVYPASLIEDPVLRVVYAFNPMVGVIEGFRWSLLGTETAPTMMTAVSVLVALAMLFGGAFYFRRMEKTFADVV; from the coding sequence GTGACCCACAGTATTACGCGAATTGAACGTTCCGATGGATGGGTCGGGCTCAGACTCCGAGAGCTCTTCGAATTTCGGGGACTGCTGTACTTCCTCACCTGGCGCGACATAAAGGTTCGGTACAAGCAGACCGTTCTCGGCGCTCTTTGGGCAATCTTGCAGCCCGTTCTTACGATGGTCGTCTTCACGTTGTTTTTTGGGCGATTGGCTCGCATGCCATCCGATGGCGTGCCGTACCATCTATTCAGTCTTACGGCCTTGGTGCCCTGGACGTTCTTCGCCAACGGAATGACTGCGGCATCCAACAGCCTCGTTGGCAGCGCCAACATCATCAAGAAGATTTACTTCCCGCGTCTTGCGTTACCGATGAGCGCGGTTCTCGGTGGCATTGTCGATTTCGTACTGGCGTTCATCGTATTGATCGGCATGTTGCTTGCGGGGGGCGTCGTCCCAACCATCAACATCATCTGGTTGCCGCTGTTCGTCTTGCTGGCCTTCGTCACCGCCCTGGGTGTTTCGCTCTGGCTCTCGGCGCTCAACGTGCAGTTTCGAGACGTTCGATACGTCGTTCCGTTCATTATCCAGTTGTGGATGTTCTCCTCGCCGATCGTGTATCCCGCCTCGTTGATCGAGGATCCTGTTCTCCGCGTCGTCTACGCCTTCAATCCGATGGTTGGCGTCATTGAGGGATTTCGTTGGTCGCTGCTGGGCACGGAAACTGCGCCTACGATGATGACGGCGGTTTCTGTCTTGGTTGCACTGGCCATGCTTTTTGGCGGGGCCTTTTACTTCCGACGGATGGAAAAAACGTTTGCGGACGTGGTCTGA
- a CDS encoding cytidine/deoxycytidylate deaminase family protein, which translates to MSARVDWHTYFMNIAHQAATRSTCDRKHVGAVIVRDRTILSTGYNGSVRGMPHCDDVGHLMDNNHCVATVHAEANAIIQAAKNGVSIQKAEIYTTASPCWNCFQLIANAGIQRVYYGEFYRDTRSVDVAREIGIELVDLSEVATPVDD; encoded by the coding sequence ATGAGCGCCCGGGTCGACTGGCACACCTATTTCATGAATATCGCCCATCAGGCGGCCACCCGGTCGACCTGTGACCGCAAGCACGTGGGTGCGGTCATCGTTCGGGATCGTACGATCCTCTCCACCGGTTACAACGGCTCAGTTCGCGGGATGCCTCACTGTGACGACGTGGGCCATCTGATGGACAACAACCACTGCGTCGCGACGGTGCATGCCGAGGCCAATGCCATTATCCAGGCGGCGAAGAACGGCGTCTCCATTCAAAAGGCGGAGATCTACACCACCGCCTCGCCATGCTGGAACTGCTTCCAGTTGATCGCCAACGCAGGGATCCAGCGGGTCTACTACGGCGAATTCTACCGGGATACCCGGAGCGTTGACGTCGCCCGAGAGATCGGCATTGAGCTGGTCGACCTCAGCGAGGTCGCGACCCCCGTCGACGACTGA
- a CDS encoding sigma-54 dependent transcriptional regulator — protein sequence MKKILVVEDEQNLREGIVTAFEDRGWQVSQARDGNEAMSRLESDAFDLVVSDYKMPGASGLEVLRHSKKINETTVVILMTAYGTVETAVEAMRAGAHDYVLKPFDLDELEIKVERAQEHRKLMARVETYRRDADHQNFDNIVGESPQMREVLNTVEKVAHSNATVLVLGETGVGKELVAEALHSTSSRSDQPFVKMNCAALHENLLESELFGHERGAFTGADRQRTGRFELADGGTLFLDEIGNMSLSTQSKVLRVLQEREFERLGGSRTIQADVRVIGATNINLEKAIETGEFREDLYYRLNVVTLNVPPLRERREDIISLCRHFIDKASVEMKKDIRGIDPGAVKVLQRHTWPGNIRELKNTMERAVLLSEQPYIRQEDLHIASTGGVMQDALQGFSLRLPPTGIELEELEKLAILEALRINGWVQKEAAQFLGISSRVMNYKVAKYEITNPRWSKNKAVG from the coding sequence ATGAAGAAGATACTGGTCGTCGAGGACGAGCAGAACCTCCGGGAGGGCATTGTCACCGCGTTCGAGGATCGCGGTTGGCAAGTCTCCCAGGCCCGTGACGGCAATGAGGCGATGAGTCGGCTTGAGAGCGATGCGTTCGATCTGGTGGTCTCCGACTACAAGATGCCCGGCGCCAGCGGTCTCGAGGTGCTTCGTCACAGCAAGAAGATCAACGAGACGACCGTCGTCATCCTGATGACCGCGTACGGAACGGTGGAAACCGCCGTCGAGGCGATGAGGGCCGGTGCCCACGACTATGTCTTAAAACCGTTCGACCTCGACGAGCTCGAGATAAAGGTCGAGCGGGCACAGGAGCACCGCAAACTCATGGCGCGGGTCGAGACCTATCGACGGGACGCCGATCACCAAAACTTCGACAATATCGTCGGCGAAAGCCCACAGATGCGGGAAGTCCTCAACACCGTTGAGAAGGTCGCCCACTCCAACGCAACCGTCCTGGTACTCGGCGAGACGGGTGTGGGCAAGGAGCTCGTCGCGGAGGCACTCCACTCCACCTCCAGTCGCTCCGACCAGCCGTTCGTCAAGATGAACTGTGCGGCGCTTCACGAGAACCTCCTGGAGTCCGAGCTGTTCGGACACGAGCGAGGGGCGTTCACGGGTGCCGATCGTCAGCGGACCGGTCGTTTCGAACTGGCCGACGGCGGAACCCTGTTCCTCGATGAGATCGGCAACATGAGCCTCTCGACCCAGTCGAAGGTCCTTCGGGTACTGCAGGAGCGAGAATTCGAGCGTCTCGGTGGGAGCCGGACGATCCAGGCCGACGTGCGAGTGATCGGGGCCACCAATATCAACCTCGAGAAAGCGATCGAGACCGGTGAGTTCCGCGAGGACCTCTACTACCGACTCAATGTTGTGACGCTCAACGTTCCGCCACTGAGGGAGCGCCGGGAGGACATCATCTCTCTCTGCCGTCACTTCATCGATAAGGCGTCGGTCGAGATGAAGAAGGACATCCGTGGGATCGACCCCGGTGCCGTCAAGGTCCTTCAGCGCCACACCTGGCCCGGAAACATCCGCGAACTGAAGAACACGATGGAGCGCGCGGTCCTGCTCAGCGAGCAACCGTACATCCGTCAGGAAGACCTGCATATCGCCAGCACGGGCGGCGTGATGCAGGATGCGTTGCAGGGGTTCAGCCTTCGTCTGCCGCCGACCGGAATCGAGTTGGAAGAGCTGGAGAAACTGGCGATCCTCGAGGCACTCCGGATCAACGGGTGGGTCCAGAAAGAGGCCGCCCAGTTTCTGGGGATCTCGTCTCGCGTGATGAACTACAAGGTCGCGAAGTACGAGATTACCAACCCGCGTTGGAGCAAAAACAAGGCAGTGGGCTGA
- a CDS encoding ABC transporter ATP-binding protein, giving the protein MAQSAVTVRGMGKQFFRAAVQRRHDTLRDLITESLSAPFRRAAKLLRGQATGAAELDERFWALKDVSFDVQRGEVLGIIGRNGAGKSTLLKILARITDPTEGYADIRGRLGSLLEVGTAFHQELTGRENTFLNGAILGMSKDEVAAKFDEIVEFSGVSKFIDTPVKHYSSGMTVRLAFAVAAHLEPEVLIIDEVLAVGDAPFQRRCLGKMKEVTREGRTVLFVSHNMSAVSQLCDRAILLVDGKVRTDGETDAVVDEYLSAVAQHSIGVDGDVREFPRNDTHDPQITRVTLNGEPLTDHCLVGLFDPMSLRMELDLNSPQRDCIASFHFDNQQGETVCCLHSGWTHGAVDLNSPGRHVFECTIDKLPLVPGNYHLTLGVASRGRYFDAMERVAHIEVRGADVFDTGDIPRQQRGAGYFLVPARWNTSR; this is encoded by the coding sequence ATGGCGCAGTCTGCCGTCACCGTTAGAGGGATGGGAAAGCAGTTCTTTCGAGCTGCCGTTCAGCGCCGTCACGACACGTTGCGGGATCTGATTACCGAATCTCTGTCGGCTCCGTTTCGTCGTGCGGCCAAACTACTCCGTGGTCAGGCCACGGGAGCTGCCGAGCTGGACGAGCGATTCTGGGCGCTCAAAGATGTCTCGTTTGACGTACAACGCGGCGAGGTACTGGGGATCATTGGGCGCAACGGGGCGGGGAAGAGCACATTATTGAAGATTCTCGCCAGGATTACGGACCCAACCGAGGGCTACGCAGACATCCGTGGTCGCCTGGGCTCGTTGCTTGAGGTCGGAACCGCGTTCCACCAGGAGCTCACGGGTCGCGAGAATACGTTCCTGAACGGAGCGATCCTGGGCATGAGTAAGGACGAGGTCGCCGCAAAGTTCGATGAAATAGTGGAATTTTCGGGGGTTTCGAAGTTCATCGACACCCCGGTGAAGCACTATTCCAGCGGGATGACCGTCAGGTTGGCGTTTGCAGTCGCCGCCCACCTGGAGCCCGAAGTCTTGATCATCGACGAAGTGCTCGCGGTGGGTGACGCTCCATTTCAGCGTCGGTGTCTTGGAAAAATGAAAGAAGTGACTCGCGAAGGGCGGACCGTCCTGTTTGTCAGTCACAACATGTCAGCCGTCTCGCAACTCTGCGATCGGGCGATCCTGCTGGTCGACGGGAAGGTCCGCACCGACGGGGAGACGGACGCCGTCGTCGACGAGTACCTCAGCGCCGTCGCACAGCATTCGATCGGTGTTGACGGCGACGTTCGGGAGTTTCCCCGGAACGACACCCACGATCCACAGATCACACGGGTGACGCTAAACGGAGAGCCGCTCACGGATCATTGCCTTGTGGGCCTATTCGATCCCATGAGCCTTCGGATGGAACTGGACCTGAACAGTCCCCAAAGAGACTGTATTGCGAGTTTTCATTTTGATAATCAGCAAGGCGAGACGGTCTGCTGCCTGCATTCCGGCTGGACCCACGGAGCCGTCGATCTGAATTCACCAGGCCGTCATGTGTTCGAGTGCACGATCGACAAATTGCCGCTCGTTCCGGGCAATTACCACCTGACTCTAGGTGTGGCATCTCGCGGCCGTTACTTCGACGCCATGGAGCGAGTTGCCCACATCGAAGTCCGTGGCGCCGACGTTTTTGATACGGGTGATATCCCTCGACAGCAACGTGGTGCGGGGTACTTCCTGGTTCCCGCACGTTGGAATACATCGCGCTAA
- a CDS encoding fibronectin type III domain-containing protein, which translates to MRLAHYVPGALVATLLVSFTPMVAGEMHLAWDSAAGATGYRVYYGTSSGNYTQSADVSGQTTTVLTNLQDCTEYYVAVRSLDSGGESSDISNEISGWARPAVTSNGQVQVMQGDQVWVTLAGANFESGADVELLTNGIPADENGQPLLRLENVTVQSCNEIDVLLTVESSARGQRSMEIGQRTLNFEIVNPDNVFAPHGRSFQIDFDPERCDVNRSDSDTEDRVDGQDLTWMAYSHGFDQGDARYNPDADLDGDGTVDGVDLAMLASDFGSCWNGSTWSVGACP; encoded by the coding sequence ATGCGACTGGCCCATTACGTACCTGGCGCTCTGGTTGCCACGCTGTTGGTTTCATTCACCCCAATGGTTGCGGGGGAGATGCACCTCGCCTGGGATAGCGCAGCCGGGGCCACCGGGTACCGTGTCTACTACGGCACCTCGTCGGGCAACTACACCCAGTCCGCCGATGTCTCCGGCCAGACGACCACCGTCCTGACCAACCTTCAGGACTGTACCGAGTATTACGTTGCCGTCCGCTCACTGGATTCCGGGGGAGAGTCCTCCGACATCTCGAACGAGATCTCCGGCTGGGCACGACCGGCGGTCACTTCCAACGGTCAGGTTCAGGTAATGCAGGGCGATCAGGTCTGGGTGACGTTGGCCGGGGCCAACTTCGAGTCCGGGGCCGATGTCGAATTGCTGACCAACGGGATTCCGGCAGACGAGAACGGTCAGCCGTTGCTGCGCCTCGAAAACGTCACCGTCCAGTCGTGCAACGAGATCGACGTGCTTCTTACGGTCGAGTCGTCGGCACGGGGCCAACGTTCGATGGAAATCGGTCAGCGGACCCTGAATTTCGAAATCGTCAATCCCGACAACGTTTTCGCCCCCCATGGTCGTTCGTTCCAGATCGATTTTGACCCCGAGCGATGCGACGTCAACCGTAGCGACAGCGATACCGAGGACCGGGTCGACGGGCAGGATCTTACGTGGATGGCCTATTCCCACGGGTTCGACCAGGGCGACGCACGCTACAATCCGGATGCCGACCTCGACGGCGATGGTACGGTTGATGGCGTCGATCTGGCGATGCTGGCGTCGGACTTCGGTAGCTGCTGGAACGGATCGACCTGGAGCGTTGGCGCTTGCCCATGA
- a CDS encoding cohesin domain-containing protein, translated as MGRSWLASGIGIALMFSVACSGGSGGSGVVGGGPSGSTNLVMNFQAAQPSPGPLSVAMSEVSGPADDQVVVRVSVTDTTDVFGAGFDVLFDASQVRFVQWTAGTLIESAGPAIYAVTEGAPGNLVIGISCAGCSGGADANGTVRLIDLIFETTDSDSNGSALTFNSAALQDSQPPLPGPIAGLSWFGGDLVIN; from the coding sequence ATGGGTCGATCTTGGTTGGCATCGGGAATCGGAATCGCATTGATGTTTTCCGTCGCCTGTTCCGGTGGTTCTGGCGGATCAGGCGTCGTCGGCGGCGGGCCTTCGGGCTCCACGAATCTCGTGATGAATTTTCAGGCTGCCCAGCCCAGCCCTGGCCCCCTCTCGGTCGCCATGAGCGAGGTCTCGGGGCCGGCCGACGACCAGGTCGTCGTACGTGTTTCCGTGACGGACACGACGGATGTGTTCGGTGCCGGTTTCGACGTTCTGTTCGATGCGTCCCAGGTGCGGTTCGTCCAGTGGACTGCCGGCACGTTGATCGAGTCCGCCGGGCCGGCAATCTATGCCGTCACGGAGGGGGCTCCCGGAAACCTGGTGATTGGAATCAGTTGCGCCGGTTGTAGCGGCGGTGCCGACGCCAACGGAACGGTCCGACTGATCGACCTGATTTTTGAGACCACCGACAGCGATTCCAACGGTAGCGCGCTGACATTCAACTCGGCGGCCCTCCAGGACTCGCAGCCACCCCTACCGGGCCCCATTGCCGGGCTCAGCTGGTTCGGTGGCGATCTCGTCATCAACTGA